A genome region from Macaca nemestrina isolate mMacNem1 chromosome 20, mMacNem.hap1, whole genome shotgun sequence includes the following:
- the LOC105468319 gene encoding zinc finger protein 709 isoform X4 → MSHRAKPGDSVVFEDVAVNFTQEEWALLGPSQKKLYRDVMQETFVNLASIGENWEEKNTEDHKNQGRKLRSHMVERLCERKEGSQFGETISQTPNPKPNKKTFTRVKPYECSMCGKDYMCHSSLNRHMRSHTEHRSYEYHKYGEKSYECKECGKRFSFRSSFRIHERTHTGEKPYKCKQCGKAFSWPSSFQIHERTHIGEKPYECKECGKAFIYHTTFRGHMRMHTGEKPYKCKECGKTFSHPSSFRNHERTHSGEKPYECKQCGKAFRYYQTFQIHERTHTGEKPYQCKQCGKALSCPTSFRSHERIHTGEKPYKCKKCGKAFSFPSSFRKHERIHTGEKPYDCKECGKAFISLPSYRRHMIMHTGNGPYKCKECGKAFDCPSSFQIHERTHTGEKPFECKQCGKAFSCSSSFRMHERTHTGEKPHECKQCGKAFSCSSSVRIHERTHTGEKPYECKQCGKAFSCSSSFRMHERIHTGEKPYECKQCGKAFSFSSSFRMHERTHTGEKPYECKQCGKAFSCSSSFRMHERTHTGEKPYECKQCGKAFSCSSSIRIHERTHTGEKPYECKQCGKAFSCSSSVRMHERTHTGEKPYECKQCDKAFSCSRSFRIHERTHTGEKPYACQQCGKAFKCSRSFRIHERVHSGE, encoded by the exons atgagccatcgcgccaaGCCTGGA GACTCAGTGGtctttgaggatgtggctgtgaacttcACCCAGGAGGAGTGGGCTTTGCTGGGTCCCTCTCAGAAGAAACTCTACAGAGATGTGATGCAAGAAACCTTTGTTAACTTGGCCTCAATAG GGGAAAACTGGGAGGAGAAGAACACTGAGGACCACAAAAATCAGGGGAGAAAGCTAAG aagTCATATGGTAGAGAGGCTCTGTGAAAGGAAAGAAGGTAGTCAGTTTGGAGAAACCATCAGTCAGACTCCAAATCCTAAACCAAACAAGAAAACTTTTACTAGGGTAAAACCATATGAATGCAGTATGTGTGGAAAGGACTATATGTGTCATTCATCTCTTAATAGGCACATGAGATCTCATACTGAACATAGATCATATGAGTATCATAAATATGGAGAGAAGTcatatgaatgtaaggaatgtgggaaaagaTTCAGCTTTCGAAGTTCATTTCGAATCCATGaaagaactcacactggagagaaaccctacaaatgtaagCAGTGTGGTAAGGCTTTCAGTTGGCCCAGTTCCTTTCAAATACATGAAAGAACTCATAttggagagaaaccttatgaatgtaaggaatgtgggaaggccttcaTTTATCACACAACCTTTCGAGGACACATGAGAAtgcacacaggagagaaaccctataaatgtaaagaatgtgggaaaaCATTCAGTCATCCCAGCTCTTTTCGAAATCATGAAAGAACTCActctggagagaaaccctatgaatgtaaacaatgtggaaaagccttcagaTATTACCAAACTTTTCAAATacatgaaaggactcacactgggGAAAAACCCTATCAGTGTAAGCAATGTGGTAAAGCTCTTAGTTGTCCCACATCCTTTCGAAGTCATGAAAGgattcacactggagaaaaaccctataaatgtaaaaaatgtggcaaagccttcagTTTTCCTAGTTCCTTTAGAAAACATGAAAGGattcatacaggagagaaaccctatgattgtaaggaatgtgggaaagcatTCATTTCTCTTCCAAGCTATCGAAGACATATGATAATGCACACTGGAAATGGACCTTATAAATgcaaggaatgtgggaaagcctttgaTTGTCCTAGTTCTTTTCAAATCCATGaacgaactcacactggagagaaaccctttGAATGTAAACAGTGTGGTAAAGCCTTCAGTTGTTCCAGTTCCTTTCGAATGCATGaaagaactcacactggagagaaaccccaTGAATGTAAACAGTGTGGTAAAGCCTTCAGTTGTTCCAGTTCTGTTCGAATacatgaaaggactcacactggagagaaaccctatgaatgtaaacagtgTGGAAAAGCCTTCAGTTGTTCCAGTTCCTTTCGAATGCATGaaagaattcacactggagagaaaccctatgaatgtaaacagtgTGGTAAAGCCTttagtttttctagttcctttcggatgcatgaaaggactcacactggagagaaaccctatgaatgtaaacagtgTGGTAAAGCCTTCAGTTGTTCCAGTTCCTTTCGAATgcatgaaaggactcacactggagagaaaccctacgaaTGTAAACAGTGTGGTAAGGCGTTTAGTTGTTCCAGTTCCATTCGAATacatgaaaggactcacactggagagaaaccttatgagTGTAAACAATGTGGTAAGGCCTTCAGTTGTTCTAGTTCTGTTCGAATgcatgaaaggactcacactggagagaaaccctatgaatgtaaacaatgtgatAAAGCCTTCAGTTGCTCACGTTCCTTTCGAATCCATGaacgaactcacactggagagaaaccctatgcgTGTCAACAGTGTGGTAAAGCCTTCAAGTGTTCCCGTTCCTTTCGAATACATGAAAGAGTTCATAGCGGAGAGTAA
- the LOC105468319 gene encoding zinc finger protein 709 isoform X1, which yields MGSPHPKRASRVVVGAVLAAGEVDRTPGHPRVWEMAREPQDKRWMYLHSQDSVVFEDVAVNFTQEEWALLGPSQKKLYRDVMQETFVNLASIGENWEEKNTEDHKNQGRKLRSHMVERLCERKEGSQFGETISQTPNPKPNKKTFTRVKPYECSMCGKDYMCHSSLNRHMRSHTEHRSYEYHKYGEKSYECKECGKRFSFRSSFRIHERTHTGEKPYKCKQCGKAFSWPSSFQIHERTHIGEKPYECKECGKAFIYHTTFRGHMRMHTGEKPYKCKECGKTFSHPSSFRNHERTHSGEKPYECKQCGKAFRYYQTFQIHERTHTGEKPYQCKQCGKALSCPTSFRSHERIHTGEKPYKCKKCGKAFSFPSSFRKHERIHTGEKPYDCKECGKAFISLPSYRRHMIMHTGNGPYKCKECGKAFDCPSSFQIHERTHTGEKPFECKQCGKAFSCSSSFRMHERTHTGEKPHECKQCGKAFSCSSSVRIHERTHTGEKPYECKQCGKAFSCSSSFRMHERIHTGEKPYECKQCGKAFSFSSSFRMHERTHTGEKPYECKQCGKAFSCSSSFRMHERTHTGEKPYECKQCGKAFSCSSSIRIHERTHTGEKPYECKQCGKAFSCSSSVRMHERTHTGEKPYECKQCDKAFSCSRSFRIHERTHTGEKPYACQQCGKAFKCSRSFRIHERVHSGE from the exons ATGGGGTCTCCTCACCCCAAAAGGGCCTCTCGGGTGGTGGTGGGAGCTGTGCTGGCCGCGGGAGAAGTAGACAGGACACCAGGACATCCCAGAGTCTGGGAAATG gcAAGAGAACCTCAAGATAAGAGATGGATGTATTTACATTCTCAg GACTCAGTGGtctttgaggatgtggctgtgaacttcACCCAGGAGGAGTGGGCTTTGCTGGGTCCCTCTCAGAAGAAACTCTACAGAGATGTGATGCAAGAAACCTTTGTTAACTTGGCCTCAATAG GGGAAAACTGGGAGGAGAAGAACACTGAGGACCACAAAAATCAGGGGAGAAAGCTAAG aagTCATATGGTAGAGAGGCTCTGTGAAAGGAAAGAAGGTAGTCAGTTTGGAGAAACCATCAGTCAGACTCCAAATCCTAAACCAAACAAGAAAACTTTTACTAGGGTAAAACCATATGAATGCAGTATGTGTGGAAAGGACTATATGTGTCATTCATCTCTTAATAGGCACATGAGATCTCATACTGAACATAGATCATATGAGTATCATAAATATGGAGAGAAGTcatatgaatgtaaggaatgtgggaaaagaTTCAGCTTTCGAAGTTCATTTCGAATCCATGaaagaactcacactggagagaaaccctacaaatgtaagCAGTGTGGTAAGGCTTTCAGTTGGCCCAGTTCCTTTCAAATACATGAAAGAACTCATAttggagagaaaccttatgaatgtaaggaatgtgggaaggccttcaTTTATCACACAACCTTTCGAGGACACATGAGAAtgcacacaggagagaaaccctataaatgtaaagaatgtgggaaaaCATTCAGTCATCCCAGCTCTTTTCGAAATCATGAAAGAACTCActctggagagaaaccctatgaatgtaaacaatgtggaaaagccttcagaTATTACCAAACTTTTCAAATacatgaaaggactcacactgggGAAAAACCCTATCAGTGTAAGCAATGTGGTAAAGCTCTTAGTTGTCCCACATCCTTTCGAAGTCATGAAAGgattcacactggagaaaaaccctataaatgtaaaaaatgtggcaaagccttcagTTTTCCTAGTTCCTTTAGAAAACATGAAAGGattcatacaggagagaaaccctatgattgtaaggaatgtgggaaagcatTCATTTCTCTTCCAAGCTATCGAAGACATATGATAATGCACACTGGAAATGGACCTTATAAATgcaaggaatgtgggaaagcctttgaTTGTCCTAGTTCTTTTCAAATCCATGaacgaactcacactggagagaaaccctttGAATGTAAACAGTGTGGTAAAGCCTTCAGTTGTTCCAGTTCCTTTCGAATGCATGaaagaactcacactggagagaaaccccaTGAATGTAAACAGTGTGGTAAAGCCTTCAGTTGTTCCAGTTCTGTTCGAATacatgaaaggactcacactggagagaaaccctatgaatgtaaacagtgTGGAAAAGCCTTCAGTTGTTCCAGTTCCTTTCGAATGCATGaaagaattcacactggagagaaaccctatgaatgtaaacagtgTGGTAAAGCCTttagtttttctagttcctttcggatgcatgaaaggactcacactggagagaaaccctatgaatgtaaacagtgTGGTAAAGCCTTCAGTTGTTCCAGTTCCTTTCGAATgcatgaaaggactcacactggagagaaaccctacgaaTGTAAACAGTGTGGTAAGGCGTTTAGTTGTTCCAGTTCCATTCGAATacatgaaaggactcacactggagagaaaccttatgagTGTAAACAATGTGGTAAGGCCTTCAGTTGTTCTAGTTCTGTTCGAATgcatgaaaggactcacactggagagaaaccctatgaatgtaaacaatgtgatAAAGCCTTCAGTTGCTCACGTTCCTTTCGAATCCATGaacgaactcacactggagagaaaccctatgcgTGTCAACAGTGTGGTAAAGCCTTCAAGTGTTCCCGTTCCTTTCGAATACATGAAAGAGTTCATAGCGGAGAGTAA
- the LOC105468319 gene encoding zinc finger protein 709 isoform X3, protein MQNLNCIHLSPGAQDSVVFEDVAVNFTQEEWALLGPSQKKLYRDVMQETFVNLASIGENWEEKNTEDHKNQGRKLRSHMVERLCERKEGSQFGETISQTPNPKPNKKTFTRVKPYECSMCGKDYMCHSSLNRHMRSHTEHRSYEYHKYGEKSYECKECGKRFSFRSSFRIHERTHTGEKPYKCKQCGKAFSWPSSFQIHERTHIGEKPYECKECGKAFIYHTTFRGHMRMHTGEKPYKCKECGKTFSHPSSFRNHERTHSGEKPYECKQCGKAFRYYQTFQIHERTHTGEKPYQCKQCGKALSCPTSFRSHERIHTGEKPYKCKKCGKAFSFPSSFRKHERIHTGEKPYDCKECGKAFISLPSYRRHMIMHTGNGPYKCKECGKAFDCPSSFQIHERTHTGEKPFECKQCGKAFSCSSSFRMHERTHTGEKPHECKQCGKAFSCSSSVRIHERTHTGEKPYECKQCGKAFSCSSSFRMHERIHTGEKPYECKQCGKAFSFSSSFRMHERTHTGEKPYECKQCGKAFSCSSSFRMHERTHTGEKPYECKQCGKAFSCSSSIRIHERTHTGEKPYECKQCGKAFSCSSSVRMHERTHTGEKPYECKQCDKAFSCSRSFRIHERTHTGEKPYACQQCGKAFKCSRSFRIHERVHSGE, encoded by the exons ATGCAAAATCTGAACTGCATCCACCTTTCTCCAGGAGCACAG GACTCAGTGGtctttgaggatgtggctgtgaacttcACCCAGGAGGAGTGGGCTTTGCTGGGTCCCTCTCAGAAGAAACTCTACAGAGATGTGATGCAAGAAACCTTTGTTAACTTGGCCTCAATAG GGGAAAACTGGGAGGAGAAGAACACTGAGGACCACAAAAATCAGGGGAGAAAGCTAAG aagTCATATGGTAGAGAGGCTCTGTGAAAGGAAAGAAGGTAGTCAGTTTGGAGAAACCATCAGTCAGACTCCAAATCCTAAACCAAACAAGAAAACTTTTACTAGGGTAAAACCATATGAATGCAGTATGTGTGGAAAGGACTATATGTGTCATTCATCTCTTAATAGGCACATGAGATCTCATACTGAACATAGATCATATGAGTATCATAAATATGGAGAGAAGTcatatgaatgtaaggaatgtgggaaaagaTTCAGCTTTCGAAGTTCATTTCGAATCCATGaaagaactcacactggagagaaaccctacaaatgtaagCAGTGTGGTAAGGCTTTCAGTTGGCCCAGTTCCTTTCAAATACATGAAAGAACTCATAttggagagaaaccttatgaatgtaaggaatgtgggaaggccttcaTTTATCACACAACCTTTCGAGGACACATGAGAAtgcacacaggagagaaaccctataaatgtaaagaatgtgggaaaaCATTCAGTCATCCCAGCTCTTTTCGAAATCATGAAAGAACTCActctggagagaaaccctatgaatgtaaacaatgtggaaaagccttcagaTATTACCAAACTTTTCAAATacatgaaaggactcacactgggGAAAAACCCTATCAGTGTAAGCAATGTGGTAAAGCTCTTAGTTGTCCCACATCCTTTCGAAGTCATGAAAGgattcacactggagaaaaaccctataaatgtaaaaaatgtggcaaagccttcagTTTTCCTAGTTCCTTTAGAAAACATGAAAGGattcatacaggagagaaaccctatgattgtaaggaatgtgggaaagcatTCATTTCTCTTCCAAGCTATCGAAGACATATGATAATGCACACTGGAAATGGACCTTATAAATgcaaggaatgtgggaaagcctttgaTTGTCCTAGTTCTTTTCAAATCCATGaacgaactcacactggagagaaaccctttGAATGTAAACAGTGTGGTAAAGCCTTCAGTTGTTCCAGTTCCTTTCGAATGCATGaaagaactcacactggagagaaaccccaTGAATGTAAACAGTGTGGTAAAGCCTTCAGTTGTTCCAGTTCTGTTCGAATacatgaaaggactcacactggagagaaaccctatgaatgtaaacagtgTGGAAAAGCCTTCAGTTGTTCCAGTTCCTTTCGAATGCATGaaagaattcacactggagagaaaccctatgaatgtaaacagtgTGGTAAAGCCTttagtttttctagttcctttcggatgcatgaaaggactcacactggagagaaaccctatgaatgtaaacagtgTGGTAAAGCCTTCAGTTGTTCCAGTTCCTTTCGAATgcatgaaaggactcacactggagagaaaccctacgaaTGTAAACAGTGTGGTAAGGCGTTTAGTTGTTCCAGTTCCATTCGAATacatgaaaggactcacactggagagaaaccttatgagTGTAAACAATGTGGTAAGGCCTTCAGTTGTTCTAGTTCTGTTCGAATgcatgaaaggactcacactggagagaaaccctatgaatgtaaacaatgtgatAAAGCCTTCAGTTGCTCACGTTCCTTTCGAATCCATGaacgaactcacactggagagaaaccctatgcgTGTCAACAGTGTGGTAAAGCCTTCAAGTGTTCCCGTTCCTTTCGAATACATGAAAGAGTTCATAGCGGAGAGTAA
- the LOC105468319 gene encoding zinc finger protein 709 isoform X5 gives MGSPHPKRASRVVVGAVLAAGEVDRTPGHPRVWEMAREPQDKRWMYLHSQDSVVFEDVAVNFTQEEWALLGPSQKKLYRDVMQETFVNLASIGENWEEKNTEDHKNQGRKLRHMRSHTEHRSYEYHKYGEKSYECKECGKRFSFRSSFRIHERTHTGEKPYKCKQCGKAFSWPSSFQIHERTHIGEKPYECKECGKAFIYHTTFRGHMRMHTGEKPYKCKECGKTFSHPSSFRNHERTHSGEKPYECKQCGKAFRYYQTFQIHERTHTGEKPYQCKQCGKALSCPTSFRSHERIHTGEKPYKCKKCGKAFSFPSSFRKHERIHTGEKPYDCKECGKAFISLPSYRRHMIMHTGNGPYKCKECGKAFDCPSSFQIHERTHTGEKPFECKQCGKAFSCSSSFRMHERTHTGEKPHECKQCGKAFSCSSSVRIHERTHTGEKPYECKQCGKAFSCSSSFRMHERIHTGEKPYECKQCGKAFSFSSSFRMHERTHTGEKPYECKQCGKAFSCSSSFRMHERTHTGEKPYECKQCGKAFSCSSSIRIHERTHTGEKPYECKQCGKAFSCSSSVRMHERTHTGEKPYECKQCDKAFSCSRSFRIHERTHTGEKPYACQQCGKAFKCSRSFRIHERVHSGE, from the exons ATGGGGTCTCCTCACCCCAAAAGGGCCTCTCGGGTGGTGGTGGGAGCTGTGCTGGCCGCGGGAGAAGTAGACAGGACACCAGGACATCCCAGAGTCTGGGAAATG gcAAGAGAACCTCAAGATAAGAGATGGATGTATTTACATTCTCAg GACTCAGTGGtctttgaggatgtggctgtgaacttcACCCAGGAGGAGTGGGCTTTGCTGGGTCCCTCTCAGAAGAAACTCTACAGAGATGTGATGCAAGAAACCTTTGTTAACTTGGCCTCAATAG GGGAAAACTGGGAGGAGAAGAACACTGAGGACCACAAAAATCAGGGGAGAAAGCTAAG GCACATGAGATCTCATACTGAACATAGATCATATGAGTATCATAAATATGGAGAGAAGTcatatgaatgtaaggaatgtgggaaaagaTTCAGCTTTCGAAGTTCATTTCGAATCCATGaaagaactcacactggagagaaaccctacaaatgtaagCAGTGTGGTAAGGCTTTCAGTTGGCCCAGTTCCTTTCAAATACATGAAAGAACTCATAttggagagaaaccttatgaatgtaaggaatgtgggaaggccttcaTTTATCACACAACCTTTCGAGGACACATGAGAAtgcacacaggagagaaaccctataaatgtaaagaatgtgggaaaaCATTCAGTCATCCCAGCTCTTTTCGAAATCATGAAAGAACTCActctggagagaaaccctatgaatgtaaacaatgtggaaaagccttcagaTATTACCAAACTTTTCAAATacatgaaaggactcacactgggGAAAAACCCTATCAGTGTAAGCAATGTGGTAAAGCTCTTAGTTGTCCCACATCCTTTCGAAGTCATGAAAGgattcacactggagaaaaaccctataaatgtaaaaaatgtggcaaagccttcagTTTTCCTAGTTCCTTTAGAAAACATGAAAGGattcatacaggagagaaaccctatgattgtaaggaatgtgggaaagcatTCATTTCTCTTCCAAGCTATCGAAGACATATGATAATGCACACTGGAAATGGACCTTATAAATgcaaggaatgtgggaaagcctttgaTTGTCCTAGTTCTTTTCAAATCCATGaacgaactcacactggagagaaaccctttGAATGTAAACAGTGTGGTAAAGCCTTCAGTTGTTCCAGTTCCTTTCGAATGCATGaaagaactcacactggagagaaaccccaTGAATGTAAACAGTGTGGTAAAGCCTTCAGTTGTTCCAGTTCTGTTCGAATacatgaaaggactcacactggagagaaaccctatgaatgtaaacagtgTGGAAAAGCCTTCAGTTGTTCCAGTTCCTTTCGAATGCATGaaagaattcacactggagagaaaccctatgaatgtaaacagtgTGGTAAAGCCTttagtttttctagttcctttcggatgcatgaaaggactcacactggagagaaaccctatgaatgtaaacagtgTGGTAAAGCCTTCAGTTGTTCCAGTTCCTTTCGAATgcatgaaaggactcacactggagagaaaccctacgaaTGTAAACAGTGTGGTAAGGCGTTTAGTTGTTCCAGTTCCATTCGAATacatgaaaggactcacactggagagaaaccttatgagTGTAAACAATGTGGTAAGGCCTTCAGTTGTTCTAGTTCTGTTCGAATgcatgaaaggactcacactggagagaaaccctatgaatgtaaacaatgtgatAAAGCCTTCAGTTGCTCACGTTCCTTTCGAATCCATGaacgaactcacactggagagaaaccctatgcgTGTCAACAGTGTGGTAAAGCCTTCAAGTGTTCCCGTTCCTTTCGAATACATGAAAGAGTTCATAGCGGAGAGTAA
- the LOC105468319 gene encoding zinc finger protein 709 isoform X2: protein MGSPHPKRASRVVVGAVLAAGEVDRTPGHPRVWEMDSVVFEDVAVNFTQEEWALLGPSQKKLYRDVMQETFVNLASIGENWEEKNTEDHKNQGRKLRSHMVERLCERKEGSQFGETISQTPNPKPNKKTFTRVKPYECSMCGKDYMCHSSLNRHMRSHTEHRSYEYHKYGEKSYECKECGKRFSFRSSFRIHERTHTGEKPYKCKQCGKAFSWPSSFQIHERTHIGEKPYECKECGKAFIYHTTFRGHMRMHTGEKPYKCKECGKTFSHPSSFRNHERTHSGEKPYECKQCGKAFRYYQTFQIHERTHTGEKPYQCKQCGKALSCPTSFRSHERIHTGEKPYKCKKCGKAFSFPSSFRKHERIHTGEKPYDCKECGKAFISLPSYRRHMIMHTGNGPYKCKECGKAFDCPSSFQIHERTHTGEKPFECKQCGKAFSCSSSFRMHERTHTGEKPHECKQCGKAFSCSSSVRIHERTHTGEKPYECKQCGKAFSCSSSFRMHERIHTGEKPYECKQCGKAFSFSSSFRMHERTHTGEKPYECKQCGKAFSCSSSFRMHERTHTGEKPYECKQCGKAFSCSSSIRIHERTHTGEKPYECKQCGKAFSCSSSVRMHERTHTGEKPYECKQCDKAFSCSRSFRIHERTHTGEKPYACQQCGKAFKCSRSFRIHERVHSGE from the exons ATGGGGTCTCCTCACCCCAAAAGGGCCTCTCGGGTGGTGGTGGGAGCTGTGCTGGCCGCGGGAGAAGTAGACAGGACACCAGGACATCCCAGAGTCTGGGAAATG GACTCAGTGGtctttgaggatgtggctgtgaacttcACCCAGGAGGAGTGGGCTTTGCTGGGTCCCTCTCAGAAGAAACTCTACAGAGATGTGATGCAAGAAACCTTTGTTAACTTGGCCTCAATAG GGGAAAACTGGGAGGAGAAGAACACTGAGGACCACAAAAATCAGGGGAGAAAGCTAAG aagTCATATGGTAGAGAGGCTCTGTGAAAGGAAAGAAGGTAGTCAGTTTGGAGAAACCATCAGTCAGACTCCAAATCCTAAACCAAACAAGAAAACTTTTACTAGGGTAAAACCATATGAATGCAGTATGTGTGGAAAGGACTATATGTGTCATTCATCTCTTAATAGGCACATGAGATCTCATACTGAACATAGATCATATGAGTATCATAAATATGGAGAGAAGTcatatgaatgtaaggaatgtgggaaaagaTTCAGCTTTCGAAGTTCATTTCGAATCCATGaaagaactcacactggagagaaaccctacaaatgtaagCAGTGTGGTAAGGCTTTCAGTTGGCCCAGTTCCTTTCAAATACATGAAAGAACTCATAttggagagaaaccttatgaatgtaaggaatgtgggaaggccttcaTTTATCACACAACCTTTCGAGGACACATGAGAAtgcacacaggagagaaaccctataaatgtaaagaatgtgggaaaaCATTCAGTCATCCCAGCTCTTTTCGAAATCATGAAAGAACTCActctggagagaaaccctatgaatgtaaacaatgtggaaaagccttcagaTATTACCAAACTTTTCAAATacatgaaaggactcacactgggGAAAAACCCTATCAGTGTAAGCAATGTGGTAAAGCTCTTAGTTGTCCCACATCCTTTCGAAGTCATGAAAGgattcacactggagaaaaaccctataaatgtaaaaaatgtggcaaagccttcagTTTTCCTAGTTCCTTTAGAAAACATGAAAGGattcatacaggagagaaaccctatgattgtaaggaatgtgggaaagcatTCATTTCTCTTCCAAGCTATCGAAGACATATGATAATGCACACTGGAAATGGACCTTATAAATgcaaggaatgtgggaaagcctttgaTTGTCCTAGTTCTTTTCAAATCCATGaacgaactcacactggagagaaaccctttGAATGTAAACAGTGTGGTAAAGCCTTCAGTTGTTCCAGTTCCTTTCGAATGCATGaaagaactcacactggagagaaaccccaTGAATGTAAACAGTGTGGTAAAGCCTTCAGTTGTTCCAGTTCTGTTCGAATacatgaaaggactcacactggagagaaaccctatgaatgtaaacagtgTGGAAAAGCCTTCAGTTGTTCCAGTTCCTTTCGAATGCATGaaagaattcacactggagagaaaccctatgaatgtaaacagtgTGGTAAAGCCTttagtttttctagttcctttcggatgcatgaaaggactcacactggagagaaaccctatgaatgtaaacagtgTGGTAAAGCCTTCAGTTGTTCCAGTTCCTTTCGAATgcatgaaaggactcacactggagagaaaccctacgaaTGTAAACAGTGTGGTAAGGCGTTTAGTTGTTCCAGTTCCATTCGAATacatgaaaggactcacactggagagaaaccttatgagTGTAAACAATGTGGTAAGGCCTTCAGTTGTTCTAGTTCTGTTCGAATgcatgaaaggactcacactggagagaaaccctatgaatgtaaacaatgtgatAAAGCCTTCAGTTGCTCACGTTCCTTTCGAATCCATGaacgaactcacactggagagaaaccctatgcgTGTCAACAGTGTGGTAAAGCCTTCAAGTGTTCCCGTTCCTTTCGAATACATGAAAGAGTTCATAGCGGAGAGTAA